In one window of Methanoculleus chikugoensis DNA:
- a CDS encoding PAS domain S-box protein → MGVHPGYHLANASAKEHLFTYGIIVSTLLAFAITAYCLSAGIFVVCSHLFYVPIILASYRCPDRGIAFAGLLAAGYLAEVITFSPGSGFEVVNALLRTALFLAVAAVVSQLSARLQARESRYRGIFETSGAGLFLFSPATGKIEEMNRGCAEMLGYPGDAALPLDAAAVWPGYAGAPGVNRIENLDCTLTGRDGKACPVLLSANPLPDRDLVCVAVTGMAEQKRAENRLRRSEETYRVILNTADVGVLLTDPGRRIVETNTAAVRLFGGAGPEDLIGRNPEDLIAAGSREAARVYRERVLSGETPAPAECAFCRLDGSEWPGEVSATHLPRDGDAPERLVLSIRDVTERHRVAKRMREENRRLSIVNEVVAAATASRRLDSLLGDSLAKIVDLLEFDEGAVYLIPPGSDTAVLHAREGTDPVLPQTVRLDDLFCETSVPAGEVYCIEGLQGRYPGSGIRAPVMVPIPGDDGLVGWIALGSRARKTAPETERDILLDIGKELGNVVVKGMLYEELETALSEVNLYVDILTHDINNANTAAMGYLQMYLDFAAGSDGAMVEKSLAAVHQSNEIIRNVSTLRRLKAGPVELSPVPLGPVIRGICSYHTSARIACNGVDATVLADDLIGEIFTNLIGNAVKFGGPDVEIVISVREEGDAVMVTVADTGPGIPDDLKSRIFERYQRGETKKSGKGLGLYIVWMLVERYGGSILVGDRIPGHPREGAAFVFTLPRYRPVAATGEANV, encoded by the coding sequence ATGGGAGTTCATCCGGGCTACCATCTCGCGAATGCTTCCGCAAAGGAGCATCTGTTCACCTACGGGATCATCGTCTCCACCCTGCTTGCGTTCGCCATTACCGCATATTGTCTCTCTGCAGGGATATTTGTGGTCTGTTCCCATCTCTTCTACGTCCCGATCATACTTGCGTCCTATCGCTGTCCCGACCGGGGCATCGCGTTCGCCGGTCTGCTTGCCGCCGGGTACCTCGCGGAGGTCATCACGTTCTCCCCGGGCAGCGGGTTCGAGGTCGTGAATGCCCTGCTCAGAACCGCGCTCTTCCTTGCCGTTGCCGCCGTCGTGTCGCAACTCTCTGCCCGCCTGCAGGCACGGGAGAGCCGGTACCGGGGGATATTCGAGACGTCCGGTGCGGGGCTCTTCCTCTTCTCGCCCGCGACCGGGAAGATCGAGGAGATGAACCGCGGGTGCGCCGAGATGCTCGGGTATCCCGGGGACGCTGCCCTGCCCCTGGATGCGGCTGCGGTCTGGCCCGGGTATGCCGGGGCTCCGGGGGTGAACAGGATTGAGAACCTGGACTGCACCCTCACCGGACGGGACGGGAAAGCCTGCCCGGTTCTCCTTTCGGCGAACCCGCTCCCCGACCGGGATCTGGTCTGCGTGGCGGTCACCGGGATGGCAGAGCAGAAGCGGGCGGAGAACCGGCTCCGGCGTTCGGAGGAGACCTACCGGGTCATCCTCAACACCGCCGATGTCGGGGTTCTCCTCACCGACCCCGGGAGAAGGATCGTGGAGACGAATACGGCCGCGGTCCGGCTCTTCGGTGGGGCCGGTCCGGAAGACCTGATCGGGCGGAACCCTGAAGACCTGATCGCAGCGGGATCTCGCGAGGCTGCCCGGGTCTACCGGGAGCGGGTCCTCTCCGGGGAGACGCCTGCGCCGGCTGAGTGTGCCTTCTGCAGGCTTGACGGCAGTGAATGGCCCGGGGAGGTCTCGGCCACTCACCTCCCGAGGGATGGCGACGCTCCGGAGCGGCTGGTCCTCTCCATCCGGGACGTTACCGAACGGCATCGGGTGGCGAAGAGGATGCGGGAAGAGAACCGTCGCCTCTCGATCGTCAACGAGGTGGTCGCCGCCGCGACTGCGTCCCGCCGTCTGGACAGCCTTCTTGGGGATTCGCTCGCGAAGATCGTCGACCTGCTCGAGTTCGACGAGGGGGCGGTCTACCTGATACCCCCGGGGAGCGATACGGCGGTTCTCCATGCCCGGGAAGGGACGGACCCGGTTCTGCCGCAGACGGTCCGCCTCGATGATCTCTTCTGCGAGACTTCTGTCCCGGCAGGCGAGGTCTACTGCATCGAGGGGCTCCAGGGACGGTATCCCGGCTCCGGAATACGGGCACCTGTCATGGTGCCCATTCCCGGCGACGACGGGCTGGTGGGGTGGATCGCGCTCGGAAGCAGGGCACGCAAGACCGCCCCGGAGACCGAGCGCGACATTCTTCTCGATATCGGGAAGGAACTCGGCAACGTGGTCGTGAAGGGGATGCTCTACGAGGAACTGGAAACGGCGCTCTCGGAGGTCAATCTCTACGTGGATATCCTCACCCACGACATCAACAACGCGAACACGGCGGCGATGGGCTACCTGCAGATGTACCTCGATTTCGCTGCCGGGTCGGACGGGGCGATGGTCGAAAAGTCGCTTGCGGCCGTTCACCAGAGCAACGAGATCATCCGGAACGTATCGACGCTCCGCAGACTCAAGGCCGGTCCCGTGGAACTCAGCCCGGTCCCGCTTGGACCCGTGATCCGGGGGATCTGCAGTTACCATACGAGCGCCCGCATCGCCTGCAACGGAGTGGACGCAACGGTTCTCGCCGACGACCTCATCGGCGAGATCTTCACGAACCTTATCGGCAACGCCGTGAAGTTCGGGGGGCCGGATGTGGAGATCGTCATCAGCGTCCGGGAGGAAGGGGATGCGGTCATGGTCACGGTTGCCGATACCGGTCCCGGGATCCCCGACGACCTCAAGTCGCGCATCTTTGAGCGCTACCAGCGCGGAGAGACGAAGAAGAGCGGGAAGGGTCTTGGCCTCTACATTGTCTGGATGCTCGTCGAGCGCTATGGGGGGAGCATCCTCGTCGGCGACCGGATCCCCGGCCATCCCCGGGAGGGGGCGGCTTTCGTGTTCACCCTGCCCCGTTACCGCCCTGTTGCGGCTACGGGTGAGGCGAATGTTTAA
- a CDS encoding V4R domain-containing protein produces the protein MDQGMTGGGRAGRPRPGRDIDLYSTPTGTRAVGNPVRRSILAALREREYTFEELVVLAGRAKSTVSVHLQDLATAGVIGSRPDPEDSRRKIFFLTGDLVASVSPEERVVDDLAAYAGMYRPGSGDPNAFYRLAFRTIRVALMQEGVLLDPLLSRAGERIGEELYPAVADPDTGAFCANIARFWEEHRLGRIEVAETEPLVLLVYDCFECVDLPVTGKPACAFDSGILRALFSRHYHRPAEAVETRCYSMGSDHCRFEIVVEGGGEPCDGTGMLEGK, from the coding sequence ATGGATCAGGGGATGACCGGCGGGGGGAGGGCCGGCCGGCCGAGACCGGGGCGTGACATAGACCTCTATTCGACCCCCACGGGCACGCGGGCGGTCGGGAACCCGGTGCGACGTAGTATCCTCGCAGCACTCAGGGAGCGAGAGTATACGTTCGAGGAACTCGTCGTCCTCGCGGGACGGGCGAAATCAACGGTCTCGGTGCACCTCCAGGACCTCGCGACGGCGGGCGTGATCGGGTCGCGGCCCGACCCGGAGGACTCCCGGAGGAAGATCTTCTTCCTCACCGGCGACCTTGTCGCAAGCGTCTCGCCGGAGGAGCGGGTGGTCGACGACCTCGCCGCCTATGCCGGGATGTACCGACCCGGGTCGGGCGACCCCAACGCGTTCTACCGGCTCGCGTTCCGGACGATCCGGGTGGCGCTCATGCAGGAGGGAGTCCTCCTCGATCCGCTCCTCTCCCGGGCCGGGGAGCGGATCGGCGAAGAACTCTATCCGGCGGTTGCCGACCCGGATACAGGGGCGTTCTGCGCGAACATCGCCCGGTTCTGGGAGGAGCACCGCCTGGGAAGGATCGAGGTCGCGGAGACGGAGCCGCTCGTCCTCCTCGTCTACGACTGCTTCGAATGCGTCGACCTGCCGGTGACGGGGAAGCCTGCGTGCGCGTTCGACTCAGGCATCCTCCGGGCGCTTTTCTCCCGCCACTACCACCGGCCGGCAGAAGCGGTCGAGACCCGGTGCTACTCGATGGGGTCCGATCACTGCCGGTTCGAGATCGTCGTCGAAGGCGGCGGAGAACCGTGTGACGGCACAGGGATGCTGGAAGGGAAATAG
- a CDS encoding FprA family A-type flavoprotein: protein MMATELAPGVHWVGAIDWNLREYHGYTLPGTTYNAYLVRGEKTALIDGAYHGFEGEVLGRIGSVCDPETIDYIVVNHIEMDHSGTLPALVKKLPDTPIYCTERARAGLARHYDITGWKIRVVKSGDTLDLGGKTLTFLEAPMLHWPDSMFTYLAEDAILFPNDAFGQHVASAARFDDELGHGAAMAHAQKFFANLIIPLAPKVLKKLDEVGGLGIDIRMIAPSHGIIWRSHAGDILKAYVDWSRGVAKDKVTIVYDTMHGSTTMMAKAIAEGVMAEGADVRVCLLRDGRYEGTHRSDIVTEILDSKAVLVGSPTLQDEVLPTVAGFLSYLRGLRPGRLTAKKIGCAFGSHGGMGGAVAQAEAALKAAGIEVIDGGFHVNYRPDADEIARAYELGRTVAREIRAR from the coding sequence ATGATGGCTACGGAACTTGCCCCCGGCGTCCACTGGGTCGGGGCAATAGACTGGAATCTCCGGGAGTATCATGGCTACACCCTCCCGGGAACGACCTACAACGCCTACCTCGTCCGGGGTGAGAAGACGGCGCTCATCGACGGCGCCTACCACGGTTTCGAGGGAGAGGTTCTCGGCCGCATCGGGTCCGTCTGCGACCCGGAGACGATCGACTACATCGTCGTGAACCACATTGAGATGGACCACTCCGGCACCCTGCCCGCGCTCGTGAAGAAACTGCCCGACACCCCGATCTACTGCACGGAGCGGGCCCGTGCCGGTCTCGCCCGCCACTATGACATCACGGGATGGAAGATCCGGGTCGTCAAGAGCGGCGATACCCTCGACCTCGGCGGGAAGACGCTCACTTTCCTCGAAGCGCCGATGCTCCACTGGCCCGACTCGATGTTCACCTACCTCGCGGAGGATGCCATTCTCTTCCCGAACGACGCGTTCGGACAGCACGTCGCAAGCGCCGCCCGGTTCGACGACGAACTCGGGCACGGCGCGGCGATGGCCCACGCGCAGAAGTTCTTCGCGAACCTGATCATACCGCTCGCGCCTAAAGTCCTGAAGAAACTCGACGAGGTCGGAGGTCTCGGGATCGATATCAGGATGATCGCCCCGAGCCACGGCATCATATGGCGGTCGCACGCCGGCGATATCCTCAAGGCCTACGTCGACTGGAGCCGGGGCGTTGCAAAGGATAAGGTCACGATCGTCTACGACACCATGCACGGCTCGACCACGATGATGGCGAAGGCGATCGCCGAGGGGGTCATGGCCGAAGGCGCCGATGTCCGGGTCTGCCTGCTGCGGGACGGGCGCTACGAAGGAACGCACAGGAGCGACATCGTCACGGAGATCCTCGACTCGAAGGCGGTTCTCGTCGGGTCGCCGACACTCCAGGACGAGGTCCTCCCCACGGTGGCCGGGTTCCTCAGCTACCTCCGCGGGTTACGGCCGGGCCGCCTTACCGCAAAGAAGATCGGGTGCGCGTTCGGGTCCCACGGTGGCATGGGCGGCGCGGTTGCTCAGGCGGAGGCGGCCCTGAAGGCGGCCGGGATCGAGGTGATCGACGGCGGGTTCCACGTGAACTACCGGCCGGACGCCGACGAGATTGCCCGGGCGTATGAACTCGGCCGGACGGTGGCGCGGGAGATCCGCGCCCGGTAG
- a CDS encoding MFS transporter has translation MDGRHRAAYTVIVLFGIVSLFGDVIYEGARSVSGPYLYILGAGALAVGVVAGLGEFLGYALRLVSGYLADTTRHYWAITFIGYGMLAAVPLLALAGSWEAAALLLILERVGKGIRVPARDAILANATATVGRGWGFAVHEALDQVGAVIGPLIFTAIILAQGDYRSGFAILAVPFVLMILALLFARRRAPEPVLLEVGGPDSRGTSLPGSLLPYGVFTALTMAGFAAFPVIAYHFAVTGMVSEAEIPLFYAVAMGVDAIAALTIGRAYDRFGLVTLLSVPLLAIGIPFLAFGTSYALALAAVVLWGAAMGAQETILRAAVADYTHISKRGTAYGIFNTVYGAAWFAGSAVIGWAYTVAVPLVVGFMVVMQVGALAAFAWMRRGFAAPAG, from the coding sequence ATGGACGGCAGACACCGTGCAGCCTACACCGTGATCGTCCTCTTCGGCATCGTAAGCCTCTTTGGGGATGTCATCTACGAAGGGGCACGGAGCGTCTCCGGACCCTACCTCTACATCCTCGGTGCCGGCGCTCTCGCCGTCGGGGTGGTCGCGGGGCTCGGTGAGTTCCTTGGCTACGCCCTGCGCCTGGTCTCCGGGTACCTGGCCGACACCACGCGGCACTACTGGGCGATCACGTTCATCGGCTACGGGATGCTCGCCGCGGTCCCGCTCCTCGCGCTTGCCGGGTCCTGGGAGGCCGCCGCGCTTCTCCTCATCCTCGAACGGGTGGGGAAGGGTATCAGGGTGCCGGCACGGGACGCCATCCTTGCGAATGCCACGGCGACGGTCGGCCGGGGTTGGGGATTTGCCGTGCATGAGGCCCTCGACCAGGTCGGGGCGGTCATCGGACCCCTAATCTTTACCGCCATCATCCTTGCGCAGGGAGACTACCGGAGCGGGTTCGCCATCCTCGCCGTCCCGTTCGTGCTGATGATCCTCGCCCTCCTCTTCGCCCGGCGTCGGGCGCCTGAACCGGTTTTGCTTGAGGTTGGCGGCCCCGATTCCCGCGGAACCAGCCTCCCGGGGTCCCTGCTCCCCTACGGCGTCTTCACCGCGCTCACCATGGCCGGATTTGCGGCGTTCCCGGTCATCGCCTACCACTTCGCCGTCACCGGCATGGTCTCAGAAGCAGAGATCCCGCTCTTCTACGCCGTCGCCATGGGCGTCGATGCCATCGCAGCCCTCACGATCGGGCGGGCATACGACCGGTTCGGGCTTGTCACCCTCCTCTCCGTGCCGCTCCTTGCCATCGGCATCCCCTTCCTCGCCTTCGGGACGAGTTACGCCCTCGCGCTTGCCGCCGTGGTGCTCTGGGGCGCGGCGATGGGTGCGCAGGAGACGATCCTCAGGGCCGCCGTCGCCGACTACACCCATATCAGCAAGCGCGGGACGGCATACGGGATATTCAACACCGTCTACGGGGCTGCCTGGTTTGCCGGGAGCGCCGTCATCGGGTGGGCCTACACAGTCGCCGTCCCGCTCGTCGTCGGGTTCATGGTCGTGATGCAGGTCGGGGCGCTCGCAGCATTCGCCTGGATGAGACGCGGGTTTGCCGCACCGGCGGGCTGA
- a CDS encoding lysylphosphatidylglycerol synthase transmembrane domain-containing protein, whose translation MKNLRWIVLSLLLSSAALIGLLAATFTPATRAYLGEVGGVALLLAFALRAGSILCRVVRIGVICRGLDYTVPLSSLAITQSLSFFAGSFTPGQVGGEPVRIHRLSRAGLAVGDAVTVVVVERVLDLTVFASLTFASFLAVRHLWGYLAATVLYPVAVFLVLVLVLLLALVVLIRRPSLANRVIGGVAVRVLDRCGRSRHWLRFCPGSDGAERLAERISRETEIFAASSSRFARADPRALGGAILASILDWVLLFSTASALLVALDLPPSFPESFLFQGILQMIAAVPLIPGAAGIAELGAATLYSRIVPTYLLGLFVVLWRLILYFLNIPLGLLAAALAAREKADPRRTENL comes from the coding sequence ATGAAGAACCTGCGCTGGATCGTGCTCTCGCTCCTCCTCAGCAGCGCGGCTCTCATCGGGCTGCTCGCAGCGACCTTCACCCCGGCAACAAGGGCCTACCTCGGGGAGGTCGGCGGCGTCGCCCTCCTCCTCGCCTTCGCGCTCCGGGCCGGATCGATCTTGTGCCGGGTGGTCCGGATCGGGGTCATCTGCCGCGGCCTCGACTACACCGTGCCGTTATCGAGCCTCGCGATCACCCAGAGCCTCTCGTTCTTCGCCGGCTCGTTCACCCCCGGCCAGGTGGGCGGCGAACCCGTCCGGATCCACCGGCTCTCGCGTGCCGGGCTCGCCGTCGGGGACGCCGTCACCGTCGTCGTCGTGGAACGGGTGCTCGACCTCACGGTCTTTGCCTCCCTCACCTTCGCATCCTTTCTTGCCGTCCGGCATCTCTGGGGTTACCTCGCCGCGACCGTCCTCTACCCGGTGGCGGTCTTCCTCGTCCTTGTCCTCGTTCTTCTGCTCGCGCTCGTCGTCCTGATCCGTCGCCCGTCCCTCGCGAACCGGGTTATCGGCGGCGTTGCCGTCCGGGTGCTCGACCGGTGCGGCCGGAGCCGGCACTGGCTCCGATTCTGTCCGGGCTCAGACGGTGCGGAGAGGCTCGCGGAGCGGATTTCCCGTGAGACCGAGATCTTTGCCGCGAGTTCTTCCCGGTTTGCGAGAGCTGATCCCCGGGCGCTCGGCGGCGCGATCCTGGCGAGCATCCTCGACTGGGTCTTGCTCTTCTCCACGGCGTCGGCGCTGCTCGTCGCTCTCGATCTCCCGCCGTCTTTTCCCGAGTCGTTCCTCTTCCAGGGCATCCTCCAGATGATCGCGGCCGTCCCGCTCATCCCCGGCGCGGCCGGGATCGCGGAGCTCGGCGCCGCCACGCTGTACAGCCGGATCGTGCCCACCTACCTCCTCGGCCTCTTCGTCGTTCTCTGGCGGCTGATCCTCTACTTCCTCAATATTCCCCTCGGTCTCCTTGCGGCGGCTCTTGCGGCGAGGGAGAAGGCGGACCCCCGCCGCACCGAAAACCTATAA
- a CDS encoding DUF5612 domain-containing protein has translation MTTDTEMYALSIITENRAGVLRDVATVMADYRANIQMIQQSIIATGPNAGKAYLYFEFEECGNRPELVADLARVPSVADVTIYPPFSRIFGSRVIIIGGGAQVAQVAMGAVNEADRHNIRGERISVDTIPLVGEQNLALAVDAVARLPRASILVLAGSLMGGEVSRAVDRVKAAGIPVIALKMAGSVPAHADLIVTDPIQAGVFAVMHVSGKAVFDINRVRGREF, from the coding sequence ATGACCACCGATACCGAAATGTATGCCCTCTCGATCATCACCGAGAACCGGGCCGGCGTGCTGCGCGACGTGGCCACGGTGATGGCGGATTACCGGGCAAACATCCAGATGATCCAGCAGTCGATCATCGCCACCGGCCCGAACGCCGGGAAGGCCTACCTCTACTTCGAGTTCGAGGAGTGCGGGAACCGCCCCGAGCTCGTCGCCGACCTGGCACGGGTGCCGTCCGTCGCCGACGTCACCATCTACCCGCCGTTCTCCCGGATATTCGGGTCAAGGGTGATCATCATCGGCGGCGGCGCGCAGGTGGCTCAGGTGGCGATGGGCGCCGTGAACGAGGCGGATCGGCACAATATCCGCGGCGAGCGGATATCGGTGGACACGATCCCGCTCGTCGGAGAGCAGAACCTGGCGCTCGCCGTCGACGCGGTGGCGCGGCTCCCCCGGGCGTCGATCCTGGTGCTCGCCGGGTCGCTGATGGGCGGCGAGGTCTCGCGGGCGGTGGATCGGGTCAAGGCGGCGGGCATCCCGGTGATCGCCCTCAAGATGGCAGGGAGCGTTCCTGCGCATGCCGACCTGATCGTGACCGACCCGATCCAGGCCGGGGTCTTCGCCGTGATGCACGTCAGCGGCAAGGCCGTCTTCGATATCAACCGTGTGCGGGGGCGCGAGTTCTGA
- a CDS encoding L-threonylcarbamoyladenylate synthase: protein MDPIDMAVRVLSRDGLVVYPTETVYGLGADALSEDAVMRVYEAKNRPVSKPISVAVSDMEMLDAVAVVDDAARAFIERFLPGPVTVVLPAKSCLPEILTGGTGLIGVRWPDHEIALAIISRLDTPITSTSANISDDIPPTRPEEVSVPHDYLVDGGELSGTPSTVVDLTARRILRKGAEWEAVEAFLETLG from the coding sequence ATGGACCCGATCGATATGGCCGTCCGGGTGCTCTCGCGCGACGGGCTCGTCGTCTACCCCACCGAGACGGTCTACGGTCTCGGGGCGGACGCCCTCTCGGAGGACGCGGTGATGCGGGTGTACGAGGCCAAGAACCGGCCGGTGAGTAAACCGATATCGGTCGCGGTCTCGGATATGGAGATGCTCGACGCCGTTGCGGTGGTGGACGACGCCGCCCGGGCGTTCATCGAGCGGTTCCTGCCCGGCCCGGTGACGGTGGTCCTCCCGGCGAAGTCCTGCCTCCCGGAGATTCTCACGGGGGGAACCGGGCTTATCGGGGTTCGGTGGCCCGACCACGAGATCGCCCTTGCTATCATCTCGCGGCTCGATACGCCGATCACGTCCACCAGCGCGAACATCTCCGACGACATCCCGCCGACCCGCCCCGAGGAGGTCTCCGTCCCCCACGACTACCTGGTCGACGGCGGGGAACTCTCGGGGACGCCGAGCACGGTGGTGGATCTCACCGCCCGGCGCATCCTGCGCAAGGGCGCGGAATGGGAAGCGGTTGAAGCGTTCCTGGAGACCCTGGGGTGA
- a CDS encoding DNA polymerase subunit beta, whose amino-acid sequence MQSVRLRDFIEDREGCLYAVSNYDNAGRIGCILRYVPDAAGERTNRAGRRYHKYDFVESFDWIRAHRPDYLDTVHRVPCCDVVRVYKPEEEVAGVAARNVRVARLLARLSLPAGSFGCTGSLLCGLENEASDIDLVVYGDAWFVAQRRLRDLVGRGVIPSMSTAMWRKVYDKRVPEISFDAFVLHEQRKWNRGEFEGTYFDLLYTRAYGNLDAVPAGVGKVVGRATIEATVTDASLSFDSPAVYAVDHDEISRVLSFTHTYSGQALAGEVIEAKGVVEEHGDERWLIVGTTREAKGEYIVSKTLLENAG is encoded by the coding sequence ATGCAATCGGTACGACTCCGTGACTTCATCGAGGACCGCGAGGGATGCCTCTATGCGGTCTCGAACTACGACAACGCCGGGCGGATCGGGTGCATCCTCCGCTATGTCCCCGACGCGGCCGGGGAGCGGACGAACCGTGCCGGCCGGCGGTATCACAAATACGATTTTGTCGAGTCTTTCGACTGGATCCGGGCACACAGGCCGGATTACCTGGACACTGTCCACCGGGTGCCCTGCTGCGACGTGGTCCGGGTCTATAAGCCCGAGGAGGAGGTCGCCGGTGTGGCGGCCCGGAACGTCCGGGTGGCGCGGCTCCTCGCTCGCCTCTCCCTCCCGGCGGGCTCGTTCGGGTGCACGGGTTCGCTCCTCTGCGGCCTCGAGAACGAAGCGTCGGATATCGACCTGGTGGTCTACGGCGACGCCTGGTTCGTCGCGCAGCGCCGGCTCCGCGACCTCGTGGGGAGGGGTGTGATCCCCTCGATGAGCACCGCGATGTGGCGGAAGGTCTACGATAAAAGGGTGCCCGAGATATCGTTCGACGCCTTCGTCCTGCACGAGCAGCGGAAGTGGAACCGGGGCGAGTTCGAGGGAACCTACTTCGACCTCCTCTACACCCGCGCCTACGGGAACCTGGACGCGGTTCCGGCCGGCGTGGGGAAGGTGGTCGGCCGGGCGACGATCGAGGCGACGGTCACGGACGCGTCGCTCTCCTTCGACAGCCCGGCGGTCTACGCGGTGGACCACGACGAGATCTCCCGGGTGCTCTCCTTCACCCACACCTACTCGGGCCAGGCGCTCGCGGGGGAGGTCATCGAGGCGAAGGGTGTCGTGGAGGAGCACGGCGACGAGCGGTGGCTGATCGTCGGGACGACCCGCGAGGCGAAGGGCGAGTACATCGTCTCGAAGACGCTGCTCGAGA